One Belonocnema kinseyi isolate 2016_QV_RU_SX_M_011 chromosome 6, B_treatae_v1, whole genome shotgun sequence genomic region harbors:
- the LOC117175415 gene encoding uncharacterized protein LOC117175415 codes for MTWVIFCPLAVCALQIVFAADLANHIAASIDRSLAPMIETNYETDNAISAVAETVKNKEINSDELVYECTSTLRDAAEKLARSSKYKQQQCEKYYREAKNIKDIQFAENFCKKLAEEYKREANSYVSQTKTCIADIAKKCAKSASECRKEVENKQKARDKEYQIGEKVRLPPNMK; via the exons ATGACGTGGGTGATCTTCTGTCCATTGGCTGTCTGTGCTTTACAA ATAGTCTTTGCAGCTGACTTAGCTAACCATATTGCTGCTTCGATTGACAGATCTTTAGCTCCAATGATTGAGACCAATTATGAAACAGACAATGCTATTTCG GCTGTAGCTGAAACTGtaaagaataaagaaataaattccgACGAACTAGTATACGAATGTACTAGTACACTACGTGATGCTGCAGAAAAACTTGCCAGAAGTTCTAAATACAAACAGCAGCAATGTGAAAAGTATTATCGTGaagccaaaaatattaaagatattcag tTTGCTGAAAACTTCTGTAAGAAACTGGCTGAGGAATACAAAAGAGAAGCAAATTCATATGTTAGTCAGACTAAGACATGCATTGCAGACATAGCAAAAAAATGCGCTAAATCTGCATCCGAATGCCGTAAAGAggtagaaaataaacaaaaagccCGTGATAAGGAGTATCAGATAGGGGAAAAAGTCAGACTGCCCCCAAATATGAAGTAA